A single Venturia canescens isolate UGA chromosome 1, ASM1945775v1, whole genome shotgun sequence DNA region contains:
- the LOC122417970 gene encoding uncharacterized protein has translation MIGSVHFLLFTVLIADAVHSEVLSASNVQTCKDLCVSCSGTSTFDNNICNCHVPDNDEKATECMRHILKKQIEKSKLPLPSSQEFANRGTRCSKNPLVKAKKRIRSGDVDRVVNYFVSGGPITGVSPLVGSAQANCETKSSVDNKTEVAPLSEEAKLAEGRSASEENTVKPIVTETKIVTTSKPSEEIDDEDVHTIEPRSFLHHHRRFLNALPRALLGIPQALVSAVAPLAGAPYPEIVSAPQSQHHSGLHNPHLLGAVAPLQYGLYNDHAVPAHILATNPKHTDASLQDQLINPYLGMVNPLLVAAQRTYPHRSFSRSSPFVPVLELINPEFYNKKQDGTQTTDEKVTPLDVTKSSQSTQKSDEKPSLLHQAIIQQNAILESLSEQLRNYSPSLGAPQSQQTSIQPSSGTPESMKPCYCPAQEPKVGSMKDIFPQTSDRLARLRTKNARSLEASTPAAKPEPTKPTLKQKTKSIGVTMNSPTEQPKENSDSTTPISKVPRRSREPVVNLQENHWQYLPQYLNQLPENVYFTYRKKRTSVKHSDEEKTNVA, from the exons ATGATTGGCagtgttcattttttattattcacagTTCTGATAGCAGACGCAg TACATTCGGAGGTTCTCAGTGCCAGCAATGTACAAACCTGCAAGGATCTTTGCGTCAGCTGTAGTGGAACTTCAACATTTGACAATAACATTTGCAATTGTCATGTACCAGACAACGATGAAAAAGCCACCGAGTGCATGAGACACATActaaagaaacaaattgaaaaatccaaACTGCCATTACCGTCGAGTCAAGAATTTGCCAATCGTGGTACACGATGCAGTAAAAACCCTCTggtaaaagcaaaaaaacgcATTAGATCAg GCGACGTGGATCGAGTCGTGAATTATTTCGTAAGTGGTGGTCCTATAACCGGCGTGTCTCCGCTCGTCGGTAGTGCTCAAGCGAATTGCGAAACGAAAAGTTCAGTGGACAATAAAACAGAGGTTGCGCCTTTGTCGGAGGAAGCCAAGCTAGCGGAGGGTAGAAGTGCATCTGAAGAAAATACTGTTAAACCTATTGTCACCGAAACAAAAATCGTCACAACATCTAAACCCTCTGAAGAAATTGACGACGAAGATGTTCACACTATCGAACCTCGATCTTTCCTGCATCATCATCGACGTTTTCTAAATGCTCTTCCCCGAGCTTTGCTTGGAATTCCACAAGCATTGGTCAGCGCTGTTGCTCCGCTAGCTGGAGCACCATACCCTGAGATTGTGAGTGCTCCGCAAAGCCAACACCACTCTGGATTACACAATCCACATTTACTTGGAGCTGTTGCCCCTCTGCAATATGGGCTCTATAACGACCACGCAGTTCCAGCTCACATTCTTGCAACAAATCCAAAACATACT GATGCTTCACTACAAGATCAGCTGATAAATCCTTACCTCGGAATGGTAAATCCTTTGCTGGTCGCAGCACAAAGAACATATCCTCATCGTAGCTTTTCAAGATCTTCTCCCTTTGTTCCTGTACTTGAACTCATCAACccagaattttataacaaaaagcagGATGGCACACAGACG ACTGATGAAAAAGTAACTCCTCTAGATGTAACAAAGTCTTCACAGTCAACTCAAAAATCCGATGAGAAACCGTCTCTTCTGCATCAAGCTATTATACAACAGAATGCCATTCTGGAATCACTCAGCGAACAATTACGTAATTATTCACCTTCCCTCGGAGCACCTCAATCTCAACAGACATCTATTCAACCTTCTTCAGGAACTCCGGAATCAATGAAACCATGTTACTGCCCTGCGCAAGAGCCAAAGGTTGGGTCAATGAAGGATATTTTCCCACAAACATCAGATCGACTTGCAAGATTGCGAACCAAAAATGCCAGATCTCTGGAAGCAAGTACACCCGCAGCGAAACCTGAACCAACCAAACCaacattgaaacaaaaaaccaAATCTATTGGAGTAACAATGAACTCACCAACCGAACAACCCAAAGAAAATTCTGATAGTACAACACCCATTAGCAAAGTTCCAAGACGATCTCGCGAACCGGTCGTCAACCTTCAAGAAAACCATTGGCAATATTTACCACAATATTTGAATCAATTACCAGAAAATGTTTACTTCACttataggaaaaaaagaacaagCGTCAAGCATAGTGATGAAGAGAAGACAAACGTTgcataa
- the Srp19 gene encoding signal recognition particle 19 kDa protein — protein sequence MALAWNPSKKHSDRERWVCIYPIYLNSKRTLAEGRKLSKDKCVENPTHQEIRDVLIAAGLKVGVENKLHPKERSKEVLYRGRIRVQLKNDDGTPVHSSFPTRDSILLHLGTTIPNLKTRQGKQSTTEQSSQQPSSSSTKKGKGKGRR from the exons ATGGCGCTCGCGTGGAACCCGTCAAAGAAACACAGTGACAGAGAAAG ATGGGTTTGCATATATCCCATATATTTAAACAGTAAAAGAACTCTGGCGGAAGGTAGAAAATTGAGCAAGGACAAATGTGTGGAAAATCCTACTCATCAGGAAATTCGTGACGTTCTTATAGCGGCAGGACTGAAAGTTGGCGTTGAGAACAAATTGCATCCAAAGGAAAGAAGTAAAGAAGTACTTTACAGAGGACGCATAAGAGTTCAACTGAAAAATGATGATGGAACCCCGGTACATTCTTCATTTCCAACTAGAGATTCAATACTTCTCCATCTTGGCACCACCATACCCAATCTAAAGACTCGTCAGGGAAAACAATCGACAACCGAACAATCCTCGCAACAACCTTCCAGCTCTTCCACTAAAAAGGGCAAAGGCAAGGGAAGGAGATGA
- the LOC122417985 gene encoding uncharacterized protein, with protein MGQRVGRLPDTWSELIEEKNRVLHWSSEILARVDDNIRTEDIFLMDYDNVKIDAKIDRWVENHRHEWETALSKFSQERTRNSLRTGVTEIADDLRHKMRRDYQAAYAKMKKFTRRVDVMGIKERKIHTQVQDLEIVCANDLETFVAKLGPLRKKVFANLRQSEKMGFEEKRLRAAFTKKVYDIDRKYIEECATRITKLVKDFEESST; from the exons ATGGGACAAAGAGTGGGACGTTTGCCGGATACGTGGAGCGAACTGATAGAGGAAAAAAACCGTGTTCTGCACTGGAGTTCTGAGATACTCGCTAGAGTCGATGACAATATCAGGACGGAGGATATTTTTTTGATGGACTATGACAATGTAAAGATCGATGCGAAGATTGATCGATGGGTCGAAAATCACAGGCACGAATGGGAAACTGCACTATCCAAGTTTTCGCAGGAACGCACACGGAATTCTCTACGGACCGGAGTTACCGAg ATCGCTGACGATCTTCGGCACAAAATGAGAAGGGATTATCAGGCCGCGTacgccaaaatgaaaaaatttacgagGCGAGTCGACGTGATGGGCATCAAGGAACGAAAAATACACACGCAGGTGCAAGATTTGGAAATCGTATGCGCGAATGATCTCGAAACATTCGTCGCTAAACTCGGACcattgaggaaaaaagtttttgctaATCTTCGACAATCGGAGAAAATGGGCTTCGAAGAAAAGAGGCTCAGGGCAGCGTTCACGAAAAAG gTTTATGACATCGATCGAAAATACATAGAAGAATGTGCAACAAGAATCACTAAACTAGTCAAAGATTTTGAAGAATCTAGTACGTGA